TCAAAAACCAGAGCGAGCCGAAGTCTTTAAAAGAATCAATAAGGAAGTCATCGAATATAATGAAGGCTTTATTCAGTTAGTCAAAGTGCAGTCAGAACGTAATGATCTCGTACAGGATGTTCTGGACGTTCAGGGATCTTTCATGGAGCAGACTTTGACGAGTATTTTGAATGCCGCCAATAAAAACAGCGATTCATTCGTGGCATTGAATACAACCAATTGTATTAAGCATCTTTTGTTAAGTCGACTTTATCAAGCCAAGTTCCTTGCATCCAATAGCAAAGCTCACCTTGATCGTATGCGAGGTGAAGAGGCAAAAATGCATGAATATCTTGAGATTCTGGATAAAGGAGTGCAAGATTCCGCTCTTCGTCAGTCTCTTAAACAAGTTCAGGATTCCAGGACTCTGTATTCATCCGCATTCGAACAGGTTGTTAGAATTATCGATACTCGTAACAACCAAATCATAGCCGGTACGCTTGATCGTCTTGGTGCAAGTATCGCCGAAAAAATCGAAGCCGTGAAACTTTCGGTCAAAAATGATCAGGATCAACTTGGCCCACAGGTTCAAGCTGCAAATGAACGAGCCGAGGTGTTGATCGTTATTGTCGCTTTCATTGCCATTCTCATCGGTATGCTTGCTACCTGGCTTATTGCTCGTGGTATCACAGGTCCCTTGGGTCAAGCTCTTCAGTTGAGCAAGGCGATTGAATCCGGCGATCTGACGACTTCCATCAGTGTTGACCAAAAAGATGAGATTGGTCAGCTGTGTTATTCTATTGAATCCATGAGTAACAAACTTCGTGAGGTTTTTTACAGCGTACGGGAAGGGGCTGTGCAAGTAGCTACGGGAAGTCAGGAACTCGCTTTCGCTGCGGGTAGCCTGTCTGACAATGCCAACGATCAAGCTGCAGGGATTGAAGAAATTTCTTCATCAATGGAAGAGATGGCTAACAATATTGCTCAAAATACCAACAATGCTCAACGTACTGAAGATATTGCCCGTAAGGCTTCACTTGATGCTCAGGAAAGTGGTGATGCTGTTTCCGAAGCCATGGTTGCGATGACTAACATTGCAGAAAAAATATCCATCGTCGAAGAGATTGCACGTCAGACAAATTTGTTGGCATTGAATGCTGCAATTGAAGCAGCGCGGGCTGGTGAGCATGGTAAGGGATTTGCTGTGGTTGCTGCCGAGGTACGAAAGCTTGCTGAAAGAAGTGGTCAAGCTGCTGCCGAGATCAGCGATCTTTCCGTATCTAGTGTTTCTGTTGCGAATAAAGCCGGAGAAATGTTGAAGATGCTTGTCCCGGATATCCAGAAAACAGCTGAACTGGTGCAAGGAATTGCATCCGCCAGTATTGACCAGAATGAAAATGCCAGTCAGGTCAATGAAGCAGTATCCATGTTGGATTCCAATATTCAGCAGACAGCGGCTGCGGCTGAAGAGTTGTCTTCTACCAGTGAGCAGCTCAATAGCCATAGCGAGCAGTTGAAGGACGTTATGCGCTTTTTTAAAGTTGGAGATATGGGACAGCGCTCTGTTGCTCATACGTTTACTGCACGTCAACCTTTGCCTCAGGTATCTGCACAAGCCCGGATTGGTTCACAGGTGAGTCCATCCGGTGTAGTTATAGCAATGGATGATGATAACGCCGGTTTTGAAAAGTTCTAACTAGCGAATTAAGAAAACCACAAGGCCGCTTGGACTTTCCAGGCGGCCTTCTTGTTTGACCGGGAAAGGGCGCTTCATTGGGTGTTTGGAGACCGCTTATCCGTAGAGTGCAATAACAGCAGCCCCAATAGTCATGATGACTGTGCCTGCGAATCGATAGCGAATGCCATGCTCCTTGAACAGAATCCATCCATAAAAGACAGAGAAAATTCCTGACATGCGCTTGATGGTTATCATATATGCTGCGGCCACCATGGATATGGCCAGGTTGTGGAAGAGTATTTCAGCGTATACGATGAGTCCGGTCCCTATACCCAAAAGTGGTTTACGAAGAATCGTCCTGAGTGACGCTTTGCCCACGGCGACAAGAATCGTCGTCAGCAGGAGACCGTAGAGCCCGAATATGACCATGGCCGCAAACATCGGTGATGAGTTGAGAATCAATACTTTGCCACCTGCTGAACACAAGCCGTATAAGGCGGCCACCACGAGCATGATAGCTGACCCTGGTTCTCGAAAAATAGCTTTGATAGGGCCAAACAGGTTGCTTTTTGCACTGTCGAGATTAAGGACGTAACCGCCTGCAACGACGAGCATCATGCCAATTATTCCGGGTGTGCTGATTTTTTCATCAAGTATGAGGTCTCCGGTGAACAGGACGAAGACTGGCGTGAAGCTCAGGAAGGGCAGGGTGAGAGAAAGCGGCGACATGTGAATGGCCCTGTAATGCAGAACAATGGCGATCATGAGTAAGGGTAGAACCCACATAAGGGCGGGGAAGAATGCGGGACCGATGTCAGGTATGTCGATGAAGAATAGGCCTACAGCACACATGGGCATAGAATAAAAGTAAGGAATAATGCTCATTTCCCACGGTGAAACATCAGAGAAAAACCGTTTCATGTAAGCTGAGTTGGAAGCCATCAAAAAAGCGGCGCATATGGAGAACAGGAACCATGTCATGGCGTGTTGACTTGTTGTGCCGTGATAAATTGATATGTCATATCTGATGTATACGTTTCAGGAAGAATATTGTAAAAACAAACCTTGCGATTTGCCTGTGTGGCAGATAAAGATTGGAAAAAATACGCAAAGGAGCATGATATCTCATGTTGAAACCTTCTGTCGGCGTTGCTCTCGAAGGGCTGCCCTATATCATTATTTCTGCTTTCACCACGTTGATTTTTGCAATGATCGACTGCTGGCCCATGGCCCTTATAGGGCTTGGTCTTACCTGTTTTATCGGTCATTTTTTTCGTGATCCTGAACGGGTCGGCCCGGAAGACGCCGAGGCTGTGTCTTCTCCTGCCGATGGCAAGGTCATCAAGGTTACTCGTGAAATAGATCCTGTTTCCGGCGAAGAACGTCAGGTCATTGCTATTTTCATGAACGTCTTCAACGTGCATGTGAACCGCATGCCGGTCAGTGGCAAGGTTGAGCTTATTCGGTACATTCCGGGTAAATTCTTCAACGCATCTTTTGACAAGGCAAGCACTGACAACGAACGAAATGTCGTAGTTATCACGGGAAAGGGGAACCAGCGTTTTACCATGGTACAAATTGCCGGTCTTATTGCCCGCCGCATTGTCTGCTGGGCTGAGCCCGGCGACAAGCTCAAGCGCGGAGAGCGATATGGTCTGATCAAGTTCGGCTCAAGAGTTGACCTTTACATCCCGGATGGCTATGTACCAACTGTCAGCGTCGGTCAAAAGGTCGTCGCAGGCGAAACTTCCCTGGCTGTAAAACGATAGACTTGTGCCGGGAAACATAATAAAAGATTGTCATGGTTAAAGAAAAAAAACTGCCACCTCATAAGAGCGTCTACCTCCTGCCAAACCTGCTGACTACTGCCAGCTTGTTTATCGGCTTTCTGGGACTGACTTGGGCTATTCAGGGCGATTTCGCCTCCTGTGCCCTGTGTATCCTGGCAAGCTGTGTTTTCGATGGTTTGGACGGTAAGGTCGCGCGCATCACCAATACCACCAGCGAGTTTGGGGTCCAGTTGGATTCTTTGGCTGACTTGGTGGCCTTTGGTGTCGTTCCGGCAGTCATGACCTATCTTTGGGTACTCAATGATTACGGCAGACTCGGTCTTATGGCCGCATTTCTGTTCATGACGTGCGGTGCTCTTCGTTTGGCCCGGTTTAACGTCCAGGCCTCGTCCTCTTCCAAGAAACATTTTGTGGGCCTTCCTATTCCTGCGGCAGCCTGTACTCTTGCCACATTAGTGCTTTTTTCCGATTATGTGCCGGCTGAGTATATTCATACAGTCATGCCCACCAGTGCATTGGTGTTGGTGTATGTGTTGTCTTTCTTTATGGTCAGCACCATTCGCTTCTACTCTTTCAAAGAGCTCAGCTCTTTTAAGGCCCATCCCTTCAGCTGGATGGTGACCGCAATTCTGATTTTTTCTTTGGTCGCGTCGCGTCCCAAAGTCCTCGGCTTCATTATTTTCCTGGGCTATATCATTTCCGGCCCTCTCTACACTGTTTTCCTACTATCCCGTCGCAACAAACGACTACTTAGGGATGGCTCACAGGACGAAGAGCTCAACTAGCTCACCTTTCCCCAATTCCCATATTAGTACGTCGTACTGACCATTATCGCCACGCATTTGGTGCGTCTGGCGTTTTTCTATATTTGCAATCATAGACTGAATCCCCCTATGAGAAGGGGAAGAATCGGAGGACATCATGGCAGACAGAGTATACGTATTTGATACCACCTTGCGTGACGGTGAACAGTCTCCTGGTGCAACCATGAATCAGGATGAAAAAATCCGCATGGCGCATCAACTTGAAACATTGGGTGTTGATATTATTGAAGCGGGATTCCCCATTGCCAGCCAAGGTGATTTTGAGGCGGTTCAGGCCATAGCCAGAGCTGTTGATACCGTGCAGGTGGCTGGACTGTGTAGGGCTGTTGTCGGTGATATCGACCGTTGTTGGGAGGCTGTTAAGGACGCGAAAAATCCGCGTATTCATACCTTCCTTGCTACCAGTGAAATTCATATGAAGCATAAACTTGGCAAGACCGCTGACGAAGTGATCGTCATGATCGACAAGGCCGTACGACATGCCAAGCAGTATACAGATAACGTGGAGTTTTCTGCCGAGGACGCATCCCGTTCAGACTGGGATTTTCTGGTCAAGGTGACCGAAGTTGCTATCGAGGCCGGTGCCACTGTTGTCAATATCCCTGATACCGTCGGATACACTCAGCCTTTTGAGTATTATGAATTGATTAAATACCTGAAGGACAACGTGAAGAATGTGGACGATGCGATTTTGTCCGTCCATTGTCACAATGATCTCGGTTCAGCAGTGGCCAATACCTTGGCTGCGATAAAGGCCGGGGCCCGTCAGGTCGAGTGCACAGTGCTGGGCATCGGTGAACGTGCTGGTAATGCTGCACTTGAAGAATTGGTCATGGCCATCAACACCCGCAAGGAGTTGTACAATGTCGAGACCAATATCAAGACTGAACAGCTGTATCCATCCTGCCGTCGCCTGTCGCAGATTATCGGTATGCCCATCCCGCCGAACAAGGCGATCGTCGGTGCTAACGCCTTTGCACACGAGTCTGGTATTCATCAGGACGGCGTCATCAAGAATCGTTTGACGTATGAGATCATGACTCCGGAATCAATAGGCCGGACAAGTAATGATATTGTTATTGGTAAACACTCCGGTTCCCATGCGGTCAAGAATAAGGCCTTCGAATTGGGATATACGTTGGACGATGAACAGATTCAGGTGCTTTTCAAGGCGGTCAAGGATTTGGCTGATAAGAAAGAGCAGGTTTTTGACGAGGACGTTGAGGCTTTGATTCTCGAATCTGTGTATCGACGCAAGGATCGGTTCCGTTTGATTGATATGTCAGTGTTTTCCGGTACGGGGGATGTCCCGCCACATGCAGCTACAGTTATGGAGTTTGGTGCTAAAGGTAAGGCTGAAATCAAACGAAATAGCAGTTTCGGTGAGGGTTCCATTGACGCGGTGTTTCAGTCCATCTACTCAATGGTAGGTGTGGCGCCTAAACTTGAAGTGTATTCGGTAAACGCTGTGACCGAAGGGTCAGACGCCTTGGCGAGCGTGGCCGTTCGAATTGCGCACGATGGTACCAAGTCCGTCGGGCGCGCCAATGATGCCGATGTGGTCAAGGCGAGTGCTCTCGCCATGATCAACGCATTGAATCGCATGGAAAAAGCCAAAGAGGAGAGATAGACCATGGGGCAGACATTAGCTGAAAAAATATTGCAGAAACATACGGATCAGGAGATCTCCGGTGCCGGACAAATCGTCCAGTGTCGAGTTGATATGGTCCTGGCCAATGACATTACCGCGCCTTTGGCCATCAAGTCTTTCAAGGCGATGGGTGCGAAGAAAGTGTTTGATCAAGACAAGATTTCTCTGGTGTGTGATCATTTTACTCCTAACAAGGACATTGATTCTGCTGAGCAGGTCAAGGTTGTTCGTGAGTTCGCCGAAGAAATGGGTGTGACCCATTACTATGAATGTGGTGAAGTCGGCGTGGAACATGCCCTGTTGCCAGAGAAAGGCATTGTCGGTCCCGGAAATGTGGTGGTGGGGGCAGATTCCCACACCTGTACATACGGTGGCTTGGGTGCGTTCGCTACTGGCATGGGGTCAACGGACATTGGTGCAGCCATGGCTCTTGGTGAAACCTGGTTCAAGGTTCCGCCAACCATCAAGGTCAATATTACCGGCACCCCCGGTGAGCATGTCAGTGCCAAGGATTTCGTACTGAACCAGATAGGTCAGCTCGGCGTGGCTGGTGCGCTCTACAAGGCGTTGGAATATTCCGGTGAGGTCGTGGATGCTATGTCCATAGAAGGGCGTATGACCATTGCCAACATGGCTATTGAGGCAGGCGGCAAAGTCGGTTTATTCCCGGTCGATGAAAAGACCATGGAATACGCTAGGATTGCCGGGTTCTCTGGAGGGGAGATCATGATGCCGGACGCTGATGCCGAATATGAGCGTGTGTTGAATATCGATGTTACAGGCATGGCCCCGCAGGTTGCCTGTCCGCATCTGCCTGATAACGTCAAATCAGTGGATGAAACCAGTGGTTTGAAAATTCATCAGGCTGTCATCGGTTCATGTACCAATGGTCGCATCGAGGACATGCGTGTGGCCGCAGCCATTTTGAAAGGTCGTAATGTTGATCCCAAAGTCCGCTGCATTATCTTGCCTGCCACTCCCGCCATCTGGAAAGCATGCATGCGTGAAGGCCTGATGGAAATATTCATGGACTCAGGGTGTATTGTCGGTCCTCCGACCTGTGGCCCGTGTCTGGGTGGTCATATGGGTATCCTGGCCGGTGGTGAGCGGTGTATCGCGACCACCAATCGAAATTTCAAGGGGCGCATGGGTTCTCTTGAAGCGGAAGTTTTCCTGTCCAATCCCGCTGTGGCTGCTGCCAGTGCCATTGCCGGTGAGATCACCAATCCCGCGAAGCTGTAGGAGGGAAGTATAATGAAAGTTACTGGAACTGCTCATAAAGTGGGCGACCATATAGATACTGATGCCATCATCCCGGCGCGTTTCCTTGTAACCACTGATTCCAAAGTACTTGGTGAGAATTGCATGGAAGGTTTGGAGGCCGGATGGGTCAAGCGGGTTAAGATAAACGACGTGATGGTCGGTGGTGTAAACTTTGGCTGTGGTTCCTCTCGTGAACACGCGCCCATCTCCATTCTGGGTGCAGGGATACCTGTCGTTGTTGCCCATAGTTTTGCCCGAATTTTCTACCGCAACGGTTTCAATATGGGGCTTGTATTGCTGGAGATCGGCGATGATATTGATAAGTTTAATGATACCGATGAGATCGAAGTGGACACTGCCTCTGGCGAAATCAGAAACATAACCACTGGCGAAACCGTGCAGGCCGCTGCCGTACCGCCGTTCATGCAGGAAATTCTGGATGTGGGTGGGCTTGTGGAATATGTAAAAAAGAAATTGGCTTAACGACAGGTATCGGAGAAAAATATGAAAATATGTGTTTTGCCGGGTGACGGTA
The genomic region above belongs to uncultured Pseudodesulfovibrio sp. and contains:
- a CDS encoding methyl-accepting chemotaxis protein, with the translated sequence MLKNISVNLKLALGFGLVLVFMLLVGGIGYFAMSNSLEGFSAYRGLARDTNLSGQVQANLLMMRMNVKDFMITNSESDKQQYAEYWQGLQGLMDEMNHEIQKPERAEVFKRINKEVIEYNEGFIQLVKVQSERNDLVQDVLDVQGSFMEQTLTSILNAANKNSDSFVALNTTNCIKHLLLSRLYQAKFLASNSKAHLDRMRGEEAKMHEYLEILDKGVQDSALRQSLKQVQDSRTLYSSAFEQVVRIIDTRNNQIIAGTLDRLGASIAEKIEAVKLSVKNDQDQLGPQVQAANERAEVLIVIVAFIAILIGMLATWLIARGITGPLGQALQLSKAIESGDLTTSISVDQKDEIGQLCYSIESMSNKLREVFYSVREGAVQVATGSQELAFAAGSLSDNANDQAAGIEEISSSMEEMANNIAQNTNNAQRTEDIARKASLDAQESGDAVSEAMVAMTNIAEKISIVEEIARQTNLLALNAAIEAARAGEHGKGFAVVAAEVRKLAERSGQAAAEISDLSVSSVSVANKAGEMLKMLVPDIQKTAELVQGIASASIDQNENASQVNEAVSMLDSNIQQTAAAAEELSSTSEQLNSHSEQLKDVMRFFKVGDMGQRSVAHTFTARQPLPQVSAQARIGSQVSPSGVVIAMDDDNAGFEKF
- a CDS encoding DMT family transporter, which codes for MTWFLFSICAAFLMASNSAYMKRFFSDVSPWEMSIIPYFYSMPMCAVGLFFIDIPDIGPAFFPALMWVLPLLMIAIVLHYRAIHMSPLSLTLPFLSFTPVFVLFTGDLILDEKISTPGIIGMMLVVAGGYVLNLDSAKSNLFGPIKAIFREPGSAIMLVVAALYGLCSAGGKVLILNSSPMFAAMVIFGLYGLLLTTILVAVGKASLRTILRKPLLGIGTGLIVYAEILFHNLAISMVAAAYMITIKRMSGIFSVFYGWILFKEHGIRYRFAGTVIMTIGAAVIALYG
- a CDS encoding phosphatidylserine decarboxylase family protein translates to MLKPSVGVALEGLPYIIISAFTTLIFAMIDCWPMALIGLGLTCFIGHFFRDPERVGPEDAEAVSSPADGKVIKVTREIDPVSGEERQVIAIFMNVFNVHVNRMPVSGKVELIRYIPGKFFNASFDKASTDNERNVVVITGKGNQRFTMVQIAGLIARRIVCWAEPGDKLKRGERYGLIKFGSRVDLYIPDGYVPTVSVGQKVVAGETSLAVKR
- the pssA gene encoding CDP-diacylglycerol--serine O-phosphatidyltransferase, translated to MVKEKKLPPHKSVYLLPNLLTTASLFIGFLGLTWAIQGDFASCALCILASCVFDGLDGKVARITNTTSEFGVQLDSLADLVAFGVVPAVMTYLWVLNDYGRLGLMAAFLFMTCGALRLARFNVQASSSSKKHFVGLPIPAAACTLATLVLFSDYVPAEYIHTVMPTSALVLVYVLSFFMVSTIRFYSFKELSSFKAHPFSWMVTAILIFSLVASRPKVLGFIIFLGYIISGPLYTVFLLSRRNKRLLRDGSQDEELN
- a CDS encoding 2-isopropylmalate synthase, whose translation is MADRVYVFDTTLRDGEQSPGATMNQDEKIRMAHQLETLGVDIIEAGFPIASQGDFEAVQAIARAVDTVQVAGLCRAVVGDIDRCWEAVKDAKNPRIHTFLATSEIHMKHKLGKTADEVIVMIDKAVRHAKQYTDNVEFSAEDASRSDWDFLVKVTEVAIEAGATVVNIPDTVGYTQPFEYYELIKYLKDNVKNVDDAILSVHCHNDLGSAVANTLAAIKAGARQVECTVLGIGERAGNAALEELVMAINTRKELYNVETNIKTEQLYPSCRRLSQIIGMPIPPNKAIVGANAFAHESGIHQDGVIKNRLTYEIMTPESIGRTSNDIVIGKHSGSHAVKNKAFELGYTLDDEQIQVLFKAVKDLADKKEQVFDEDVEALILESVYRRKDRFRLIDMSVFSGTGDVPPHAATVMEFGAKGKAEIKRNSSFGEGSIDAVFQSIYSMVGVAPKLEVYSVNAVTEGSDALASVAVRIAHDGTKSVGRANDADVVKASALAMINALNRMEKAKEER
- the leuC gene encoding 3-isopropylmalate dehydratase large subunit yields the protein MGQTLAEKILQKHTDQEISGAGQIVQCRVDMVLANDITAPLAIKSFKAMGAKKVFDQDKISLVCDHFTPNKDIDSAEQVKVVREFAEEMGVTHYYECGEVGVEHALLPEKGIVGPGNVVVGADSHTCTYGGLGAFATGMGSTDIGAAMALGETWFKVPPTIKVNITGTPGEHVSAKDFVLNQIGQLGVAGALYKALEYSGEVVDAMSIEGRMTIANMAIEAGGKVGLFPVDEKTMEYARIAGFSGGEIMMPDADAEYERVLNIDVTGMAPQVACPHLPDNVKSVDETSGLKIHQAVIGSCTNGRIEDMRVAAAILKGRNVDPKVRCIILPATPAIWKACMREGLMEIFMDSGCIVGPPTCGPCLGGHMGILAGGERCIATTNRNFKGRMGSLEAEVFLSNPAVAAASAIAGEITNPAKL
- the leuD gene encoding 3-isopropylmalate dehydratase small subunit (catalyzes the isomerization between 2-isopropylmalate and 3-isopropylmalate in leucine biosynthesis), whose amino-acid sequence is MKVTGTAHKVGDHIDTDAIIPARFLVTTDSKVLGENCMEGLEAGWVKRVKINDVMVGGVNFGCGSSREHAPISILGAGIPVVVAHSFARIFYRNGFNMGLVLLEIGDDIDKFNDTDEIEVDTASGEIRNITTGETVQAAAVPPFMQEILDVGGLVEYVKKKLA